Part of the Gemmatimonadaceae bacterium genome is shown below.
GTCGGCCACCAGCAGCGCCTGCAGGCACCCACCGCGCCCCCCGCCAGATGCACGCGCCATCGCGCTGAACACGATCAGCAGCACCACCAGTACCACCAGCAAGGCCAGCGGCGAGATCGAGTCGCCGCTCCCCCCCACCCGCTGCACCGTCTGCGGCACGAGCGCCGTATCGAGCTGGAAGCCGAACTCGCGCGCATAGCGCTGCGCCACTTGAAGCGTGATCAGCTCCAGCGCCGACGAATAGTCACGCTGCTGCAGATACGGGATCGCCGCACGACGGATGTCACCCGCCGTGGCATCGGTGATGAATCCCTCCGCCCCCTGCCCTGTCTGGATCGAGATGTAGCCCCGAGCGTCCGAGCTGGTCTCCTTCGGGACCACGAGGATCACCACGCCGGCATTGCGCGACCGTTCACCGATCGTCGCGGCGGCGCCCACCTTCCACTCGCGCCCGATGCGTAGCGCCACATCCCCCACATCGCGACCGGCGATGTCGGGGAGGGTGACCACGACGATCTCTCCCCCCGACTTGACCTTCACATCGAAGATGATGCGATTGATGCGCGCCACGGCGTCGGCCGACAGTGTCCTGGCGGCATCCACCACCATGTCGGCCTGCGTCT
Proteins encoded:
- a CDS encoding TPM domain-containing protein — encoded protein: MMGLLALAMSLVVAVQDVVLPPPPRGFSQTQADMVVDAARTLSADAVARINRIIFDVKVKSGGEIVVVTLPDIAGRDVGDVALRIGREWKVGAAATIGERSRNAGVVILVVPKETSSDARGYISIQTGQGAEGFITDATAGDIRRAAIPYLQQRDYSSALELITLQVAQRYAREFGFQLDTALVPQTVQRVGGSGDSISPLALLVVLVVLLIVFSAMARASGGGRGGCLQALLVADALSGSRGRRHSHWGGGGFGGGSWGGGGGGGGFGGFGGGGGFSGGGSSGSW